A region of Staphylococcus sp. IVB6181 DNA encodes the following proteins:
- a CDS encoding DUF1405 domain-containing protein encodes MSLLQWWKWAVYSRPFLLLALVCNALGTIYGYIWYGSQLSETPWQFLIFVPDSPTASLFLCFALVLMLFNKNNAIIEALAFTTLIKYGVWAVIMNLILFYQYNEVTISGMMLLLSHGIMALQALLFYPRFKVTLLGGVVSMVWIFHNDLIDYVFMQFPYYPFIASHIELVAYIAFLLSILSLILYFYLKSLIQHKLFDQSLRSQ; translated from the coding sequence ATGAGTCTTTTACAGTGGTGGAAATGGGCTGTTTATTCACGCCCATTTCTTTTATTAGCTTTGGTATGTAATGCTTTAGGTACCATTTACGGATACATATGGTATGGCAGCCAGCTTAGTGAGACACCTTGGCAATTCTTAATATTTGTACCTGACAGTCCCACGGCTTCACTCTTTTTATGTTTTGCATTAGTGTTAATGCTCTTTAATAAAAATAATGCAATCATTGAAGCGCTTGCTTTTACAACACTTATTAAATACGGAGTCTGGGCTGTCATTATGAATTTGATATTATTTTATCAATACAATGAAGTCACAATCAGCGGGATGATGCTGCTGCTTTCTCATGGTATTATGGCATTGCAAGCATTGTTATTTTACCCTAGATTTAAAGTTACTTTGCTAGGCGGTGTCGTTTCAATGGTTTGGATTTTCCATAATGACTTGATCGACTATGTCTTTATGCAGTTTCCGTACTATCCATTCATTGCTTCGCACATAGAACTAGTAGCATATATTGCGTTCTTGTTAAGTATATTAAGCTTAATTTTATACTTTTATTTAAAGTCGTTAATACAGCACAAATTGTTTGACCAAAGTTTACGTTCTCAGTAA
- a CDS encoding zinc metallopeptidase — translation MIIYFAILMILPLWAQHKVKSTYEKYSQVRSTSGKTGREVAEEILHANGINDVEVLEGEGFLSDHYDPSKKVIRLSPANYNRPSVAGTAIAAHEVGHAIQDAQGYFYLRFRHALFPLANIGSSLSYILIMAGIVLTSMQMAIGSTALWIGIFLMAFAVLFSIITLPVEFDASKRAINNIKDLNIVNDKEYKHARKVLSAAAMTYVASTAVAVAELLRFILIARSSD, via the coding sequence ATGATAATTTATTTTGCGATATTAATGATTTTACCGCTTTGGGCACAACACAAAGTCAAATCAACTTATGAAAAGTATTCACAAGTTCGATCAACAAGCGGTAAAACAGGACGAGAAGTGGCTGAAGAAATATTACATGCCAATGGTATAAATGACGTTGAAGTTTTAGAAGGCGAAGGTTTCTTATCAGACCACTACGACCCATCTAAAAAAGTAATTCGTTTATCTCCTGCGAACTACAATCGTCCAAGTGTTGCTGGTACAGCCATCGCAGCACACGAAGTAGGACATGCGATTCAAGATGCTCAAGGTTATTTCTATTTAAGATTCAGACATGCTTTATTCCCATTAGCAAATATCGGCAGCAGCTTGTCTTATATTTTAATTATGGCAGGTATCGTATTGACATCTATGCAGATGGCAATCGGTTCAACTGCATTATGGATCGGTATTTTCTTAATGGCATTCGCAGTCTTATTCTCAATCATAACCTTGCCGGTAGAGTTTGACGCAAGTAAGAGAGCAATTAATAACATTAAAGATTTGAATATCGTTAACGACAAAGAATATAAACACGCACGAAAAGTGTTAAGTGCAGCCGCAATGACATATGTAGCTTCTACAGCAGTTGCAGTTGCCGAACTATTAAGATTCATCTTAATTGCACGCTCTAGTGATTAA
- a CDS encoding nucleotide pyrophosphohydrolase: protein MKTMLEMQKEVDAYIGQFKVGYFSPLANLARLTEEVGELAREINHVYGEKKKKSTEAENTIKAELGDNLFVLLCIANSLDIDMTESFNETMDKFNHRDKDRFERK, encoded by the coding sequence ATGAAAACAATGTTAGAAATGCAAAAAGAAGTAGACGCATATATAGGACAATTCAAAGTCGGTTATTTCTCGCCGCTTGCGAATTTAGCACGCCTTACTGAAGAAGTAGGCGAACTTGCACGAGAAATCAATCATGTGTATGGAGAAAAGAAAAAGAAATCAACAGAAGCCGAAAATACAATTAAAGCAGAACTCGGCGATAACCTTTTTGTTTTACTGTGTATCGCAAATTCATTAGATATCGATATGACAGAAAGCTTTAATGAAACAATGGATAAATTTAATCATCGAGATAAAGATCGATTTGAACGTAAATAA
- the bshA gene encoding N-acetyl-alpha-D-glucosaminyl L-malate synthase BshA — translation MKIGITCYPSMGGSGVIATELGILLAERGNDVHFITSNLPFRIRKPLPNITFHQVEVNQYAVFQYPPYDISLSTKIASVIKEYDLDILHMHYAVPHAICGILGRQMSGKDVKIMTTLHGTDITVLGYDHSLKDAIKFGIENSDVVTSVSQSLAKQTQEIIGTKKEIVPIYNFVREIDFPTQRNDALREVYGISPDEKVLIHVSNFRQVKRIDTIVETFKKVHDQIPSKLLLLGDGPELMEMKRLVRKLDIEADVLFLGKQEFVNQFYQMSDLVLLLSEKESFGLTLLEAMKTGVVPIGSTAGGIKEVIKHEETGFIVDIGDSDKASEYAIELLTNDALYQRLRTQMLEDIAERFNSEHIADQYEYYYKQMLEGKHE, via the coding sequence ATGAAGATAGGAATTACATGTTATCCTTCTATGGGAGGTTCGGGCGTTATTGCGACTGAACTTGGGATACTCCTTGCTGAAAGGGGAAACGATGTCCACTTTATCACTTCAAACTTGCCATTTCGTATCAGAAAGCCGCTTCCGAATATTACTTTCCACCAAGTAGAAGTTAATCAATATGCTGTCTTTCAATACCCGCCGTATGATATCAGTTTAAGCACTAAAATTGCTTCTGTCATTAAAGAATATGACTTAGACATTTTGCATATGCATTATGCTGTACCGCATGCGATTTGCGGTATTTTAGGCCGTCAAATGTCTGGCAAAGACGTTAAAATTATGACGACATTGCATGGTACTGATATTACAGTATTAGGGTATGACCATTCGCTTAAGGATGCGATTAAATTCGGTATTGAAAATAGTGATGTTGTGACAAGTGTCAGTCAATCACTCGCAAAGCAAACACAAGAAATCATCGGTACTAAAAAGGAAATCGTACCCATCTATAACTTTGTCAGAGAAATAGATTTTCCGACTCAGCGCAACGATGCTTTAAGAGAAGTTTACGGTATCAGTCCTGATGAGAAAGTATTGATTCACGTTTCTAACTTCAGACAAGTAAAACGTATAGATACCATCGTTGAAACATTTAAAAAGGTCCATGATCAAATACCATCGAAATTATTATTGTTAGGCGACGGGCCGGAACTGATGGAAATGAAACGTCTTGTGAGAAAGCTAGACATTGAAGCTGATGTATTGTTCTTAGGCAAACAGGAATTTGTCAATCAGTTCTATCAAATGTCAGACTTGGTGCTGCTGCTCAGCGAAAAAGAAAGTTTCGGTTTGACTTTGCTTGAAGCAATGAAAACCGGTGTTGTGCCTATCGGTTCAACAGCAGGCGGTATAAAAGAAGTGATTAAACACGAAGAAACAGGCTTTATTGTCGATATCGGAGATAGCGACAAGGCTAGCGAATATGCGATTGAGTTGCTTACAAATGATGCATTATATCAACGTTTGCGTACACAGATGCTAGAAGATATCGCAGAGCGTTTCAATTCAGAACATATCGCAGATCAATATGAATACTACTATAAGCAGATGTTAGAGGGAAAACATGAATAA
- a CDS encoding CCA tRNA nucleotidyltransferase, whose translation MNKDLFLKAAPILNQIKSHGYEAYYIGGSVRDYLMGRPIHDIDITTSADPDEIETIFEHTIPIGKEHGTINVVFNHENYEVTTYRAEGEYKDHRRPDEVFFVRDLYKDVERRDFTMNAIAMDTDFNIRDYFGGYEDIQKQRIVTVGEANERFNEDALRILRGLRFKSQLGFEIEGHTYEAMKNKMPDTGYLSIERIIVELVKLLEGKDAAEVYPMLLALDFFKYVPFFKDYDMTQVEIDEPLTLELLIAILLFKQPEVNGALAKLKISNDRKKQIQRYVQLFEQLGTLNGKKQLRVLVYDYGLSVLSYILTMQATLEKNDIPLSHPLIFNQKTIEAIYENLPIYQRTDIAINGKIILETLNRKGGPWLKEALRAIECAIINNELSNEQSEIIKWVKTNV comes from the coding sequence ATGAATAAAGATTTATTTTTAAAAGCAGCGCCAATTTTAAATCAAATAAAAAGTCATGGTTATGAAGCCTATTATATCGGAGGTTCAGTCAGAGATTATTTGATGGGCCGTCCTATTCATGATATCGATATCACTACGAGTGCGGATCCAGATGAAATCGAAACTATTTTTGAACATACGATTCCGATTGGGAAAGAACACGGCACGATTAATGTGGTATTCAACCATGAAAATTATGAAGTAACAACTTATCGAGCTGAAGGCGAATATAAAGACCATCGACGCCCGGACGAAGTCTTCTTTGTCCGCGATTTATATAAAGATGTAGAACGCAGAGACTTTACGATGAATGCGATTGCGATGGATACTGATTTTAATATCAGAGATTATTTCGGCGGCTATGAAGATATTCAAAAACAGCGTATTGTCACGGTTGGCGAAGCAAATGAACGCTTTAATGAAGATGCACTGCGTATCTTGCGCGGATTGCGATTCAAATCCCAATTAGGCTTTGAAATTGAAGGACATACGTATGAAGCAATGAAAAATAAAATGCCGGATACAGGTTATCTATCAATTGAACGTATCATCGTCGAGCTTGTTAAGTTATTAGAAGGTAAAGATGCGGCTGAAGTGTATCCAATGCTGCTGGCATTAGACTTCTTCAAATATGTACCGTTTTTCAAAGACTATGATATGACACAAGTCGAGATTGATGAACCGTTAACATTGGAATTGTTGATAGCAATCTTATTATTCAAACAGCCAGAAGTAAACGGTGCACTGGCTAAGCTGAAAATCAGCAACGACCGCAAGAAACAAATTCAACGTTATGTTCAACTCTTTGAACAGTTAGGTACACTTAATGGCAAAAAACAATTACGTGTACTTGTGTATGATTATGGTTTGTCTGTTTTATCTTATATACTAACCATGCAAGCTACATTAGAGAAGAATGATATTCCATTAAGCCATCCGCTGATATTTAATCAAAAAACGATAGAGGCAATCTACGAAAATCTTCCGATTTATCAAAGAACCGATATAGCAATCAATGGTAAAATTATTTTAGAAACATTAAATCGTAAAGGCGGTCCATGGTTAAAAGAAGCACTCAGAGCGATAGAATGTGCCATTATTAATAATGAACT